One stretch of Bacteroidales bacterium DNA includes these proteins:
- the nqrE gene encoding NADH:ubiquinone reductase (Na(+)-transporting) subunit E has translation MEHLLNIFIKSIFIDNMIFAFFLGMCSYLAVSKTVKTSVGLGVAVIFVLLITVPVNFLLENYIFKKGALAWLGEGFADVDLSFLTFMVFIAVIAAIVQLVEMVIEKYSPALYNSLGIFLPLIAVNCAILGAALFMQEREYETLAEATVFGVGSGVGWMLAIVGIAAIREKLRYSNVPDPLKGLGITFIVTGLMAIAFMGFMGIKL, from the coding sequence ATGGAACATCTTTTAAATATATTCATAAAGTCAATTTTTATTGACAATATGATTTTTGCTTTTTTCCTGGGTATGTGTTCATACCTGGCTGTTTCGAAAACTGTAAAAACATCAGTGGGATTAGGCGTTGCAGTAATATTTGTATTGTTAATCACTGTCCCTGTGAACTTTCTTCTTGAGAATTATATTTTTAAGAAGGGCGCTCTTGCCTGGCTTGGAGAGGGGTTCGCAGATGTTGACCTGAGCTTTCTGACTTTTATGGTTTTCATAGCTGTAATTGCTGCTATAGTTCAGCTTGTCGAAATGGTAATTGAGAAATACAGTCCGGCTTTATACAATTCACTTGGAATATTCCTGCCGCTTATTGCTGTAAACTGCGCCATTCTTGGAGCCGCTCTTTTTATGCAGGAGCGAGAATATGAAACACTTGCAGAGGCAACAGTATTCGGAGTTGGATCGGGTGTTGGTTGGATGCTTGCAATTGTCGGTATTGCCGCCATCAGGGAAAAACTCAGGTATAGCAATGTCCCCGATCCTCTGAAAGGACTGGGCATTACTTTTATAGTAACAGGACTGATGGCAATCGCTTTCATGGGATTCATGGGAATTAAACTCTAA
- a CDS encoding FAD:protein FMN transferase, which yields MINRVLYLFLILLFVLSSCSDKPASIESFAGFAQGTTYSVVYENIKKISPEVLRTEVEKILADFDMSLSLYKDSSVVSRLNRNEDIVPDEYFKNVFQKSVQISGITDGAFDITVGPLVRAWGFGPDSHKNFSEPKRDSLMKLVGMDKISITNGRLVKKDPDIKLDFNAIAQGYSVDVLCDYFDKRGLKDYLIEIGGEVRAKGTKAGAHWRIGIDKPVDDNNSPGETLQAIIRISDKALATSGNYRKFYVEDGIKYSHTIDPRTGYPAKNRLLSATIIADDCATADGIATACMVMGKEKAIEFIDNHPEFSAYFIYSDDSGNFSTWYSKSLKEFISESGE from the coding sequence ATGATTAACAGGGTTTTATATTTATTCTTAATACTGCTCTTTGTTCTGTCTTCATGCAGTGATAAGCCGGCATCAATTGAAAGTTTTGCAGGCTTCGCTCAGGGTACAACATATAGTGTTGTTTACGAAAATATTAAGAAAATAAGCCCTGAAGTTCTCAGAACTGAGGTGGAAAAGATACTTGCTGATTTTGACATGTCTTTATCACTTTACAAAGATTCGTCTGTTGTTTCGAGGCTTAACCGTAATGAGGATATTGTACCAGATGAGTATTTTAAAAATGTTTTTCAAAAATCGGTTCAAATTTCTGGGATTACCGATGGCGCTTTTGATATCACAGTAGGCCCACTTGTTAGGGCCTGGGGATTTGGCCCTGATTCACATAAAAACTTTTCAGAACCTAAACGCGACAGTCTGATGAAGCTAGTCGGAATGGACAAGATTTCAATAACAAATGGAAGACTTGTCAAAAAAGATCCTGATATAAAGCTTGATTTTAATGCTATAGCACAGGGTTACTCTGTTGATGTATTGTGCGATTACTTTGATAAAAGAGGATTGAAGGATTACCTTATTGAAATAGGTGGTGAGGTAAGAGCAAAAGGTACCAAAGCAGGTGCTCACTGGAGAATTGGCATTGATAAGCCTGTGGATGACAATAATTCTCCGGGAGAAACACTTCAGGCTATAATCAGAATATCAGACAAAGCACTGGCCACATCTGGGAATTACAGGAAGTTCTATGTTGAGGACGGGATAAAGTATTCACACACAATTGATCCCAGAACAGGATATCCTGCAAAAAACAGATTACTAAGTGCAACAATTATTGCAGATGATTGCGCCACTGCAGATGGCATAGCAACTGCGTGCATGGTTATGGGAAAAGAAAAAGCAATCGAATTTATTGATAACCATCCTGAGTTCAGCGCCTACTTCATATACTCCGATGACTCCGGAAACTTCAGTACCTGGTATTCAAAAAGTCTGAAAGAATTTATCTCTGAATCTGGCGAATAA
- a CDS encoding NADH:ubiquinone reductase (Na(+)-transporting) subunit F, whose translation MILAITTGTTILYSIIVFLLVILMLVSVLLFARNKLAPKGMVNLHINDREMEVHPGSNLLSTLSSNGIFLPSACGGGGTCGMCKCQITDGGGSILPTETGFFTRKEQHNHWRLGCQVKIRENITVKVPEAVMSIKKWECEVVSNRNVATFIKEFVVRLPDGEAMDFMPGGYVQIDVPKYEANFKDFLIEEQFRPDWDHYKMWDLKVKNNEETFRAYSMANYPAEKNLIKLNIRIATPPWDNVKKQYMNVPPGLCSTYIFSRKPGDKVVISGPYGEFHIKDTNSEMIYIGGGAGMAPLRSHIFHLFKTLKTGRKVSYWYGARSLREVFYEDEFRAIEKEFPNFKFNLALSEPLPEDNWTGYTGFIHRVLLDNYLCQHEEPEDIEYYFCGPPQMNSAVVKTLDILGVPKENIAFDDFGI comes from the coding sequence ATGATCTTAGCAATTACAACAGGTACAACCATATTATATAGTATTATAGTCTTCTTGCTAGTAATCCTGATGCTTGTAAGTGTCCTTCTGTTTGCTCGTAATAAACTTGCTCCAAAAGGAATGGTCAATCTGCATATCAACGACAGGGAAATGGAGGTCCATCCCGGATCCAACTTACTGTCAACACTTTCATCGAATGGCATCTTCCTGCCTTCTGCATGTGGTGGCGGTGGAACCTGTGGAATGTGTAAGTGCCAGATTACTGACGGTGGAGGATCAATTCTGCCTACCGAAACAGGTTTCTTTACAAGAAAGGAACAACATAACCACTGGCGCCTGGGATGCCAGGTAAAGATCAGGGAAAATATAACTGTTAAGGTACCTGAAGCAGTTATGAGTATTAAAAAATGGGAATGTGAAGTTGTCTCAAACAGAAACGTCGCAACATTTATCAAGGAATTTGTTGTACGTCTTCCTGATGGCGAAGCAATGGATTTTATGCCGGGCGGATATGTCCAGATAGATGTTCCTAAATATGAGGCTAATTTCAAGGATTTCCTGATAGAAGAACAATTCAGACCCGACTGGGACCATTATAAAATGTGGGATCTCAAAGTAAAAAACAATGAAGAAACATTCAGGGCTTACTCAATGGCCAACTATCCGGCTGAAAAAAATCTTATCAAGCTTAACATCAGAATTGCGACACCGCCATGGGATAATGTAAAAAAACAGTACATGAATGTGCCTCCCGGTTTGTGTTCAACATATATTTTCTCCCGTAAACCAGGCGATAAAGTTGTTATCTCAGGTCCTTATGGAGAATTCCATATTAAAGACACAAACAGTGAAATGATCTATATTGGAGGAGGAGCGGGAATGGCGCCTCTGAGATCTCATATCTTCCACTTATTCAAGACTTTGAAGACAGGAAGAAAAGTATCATACTGGTATGGTGCACGATCGCTGAGAGAGGTTTTCTATGAGGACGAATTCAGGGCAATTGAGAAAGAATTTCCGAATTTCAAATTCAACCTTGCTCTATCCGAACCACTGCCAGAAGATAACTGGACCGGCTATACCGGATTCATTCATAGGGTTTTATTAGATAATTATCTCTGTCAGCATGAGGAGCCGGAAGATATCGAATACTACTTCTGCGGTCCACCTCAGATGAACAGTGCTGTTGTCAAAACACTCGATATTCTGGGTGTCCCGAAAGAGAATATTGCTTTTGACGATTTCGGTATATAA
- a CDS encoding NADH:ubiquinone reductase (Na(+)-transporting) subunit B, with protein sequence MDSLRKKIDKIKPHFTEGGKFARLRSVFEGFESFLFVPDKVTFKGSHIRDSIDLKRTMTVVIIALLPAFLFGSYNAGLQHFRSLGLETGILQNFWFGFIRILPMVIVSYGVGLGIEFIAAQIRGHEINEGFLVSGLLIPMIMPIDVPLWMVAIATTFAVILGKEVFGGTGMNIFNPALLARAFLFFSYPAWMSGDKIWTEGLTKGQGVIDGFSGATPLALSAAGETTKLPSIMDMFIGTIPGSFGETSTLAILLGALILIITGIGSWKIIVSVFAGGLGMGLLLNAVAVNPYMELPFYYHFVMGGFAFGAVFMATDPVSGSQTEKGKWIYGFLIGVLSVLIRVLNPAYPEGVMLAILLMNVFAPLIDYYVIQSSIKKRLKRANIATNNYTK encoded by the coding sequence ATGGATTCCTTACGAAAAAAGATAGATAAGATCAAACCCCATTTTACAGAAGGTGGGAAGTTTGCCAGGTTACGTTCGGTATTTGAAGGATTTGAGTCATTCCTTTTTGTTCCTGACAAGGTTACTTTCAAAGGATCGCATATCCGCGACAGCATCGATCTGAAGAGAACAATGACAGTTGTAATAATCGCACTTCTGCCAGCATTTCTTTTCGGTTCCTATAATGCAGGTTTACAGCATTTCAGGTCACTAGGCCTTGAAACAGGTATACTCCAGAATTTCTGGTTTGGCTTTATCAGGATTCTGCCAATGGTAATTGTGAGTTATGGTGTTGGGCTTGGAATTGAATTTATTGCTGCTCAGATCAGAGGTCATGAAATAAATGAAGGATTTTTGGTTTCCGGGTTACTCATACCTATGATAATGCCAATAGATGTACCTCTGTGGATGGTTGCTATAGCAACAACATTTGCAGTGATTTTAGGGAAAGAAGTTTTCGGTGGAACAGGAATGAATATTTTCAATCCTGCTCTTCTTGCCAGGGCTTTTCTTTTCTTCAGCTATCCTGCCTGGATGTCAGGAGATAAAATATGGACCGAAGGACTAACAAAAGGACAAGGTGTGATCGATGGATTCTCAGGAGCAACACCTTTGGCTCTCAGTGCGGCAGGAGAAACAACAAAACTTCCATCCATTATGGATATGTTCATCGGCACGATCCCCGGATCTTTTGGCGAAACTTCTACTTTAGCAATTTTACTTGGTGCGCTCATACTGATAATAACAGGTATTGGCAGCTGGAAGATAATTGTGAGCGTATTTGCCGGAGGTCTGGGAATGGGACTTCTTTTAAATGCTGTGGCTGTCAATCCATATATGGAGCTTCCTTTCTATTATCATTTTGTAATGGGAGGTTTTGCTTTCGGTGCAGTTTTTATGGCAACTGATCCTGTTTCAGGTTCCCAGACAGAAAAAGGAAAGTGGATTTATGGATTCCTGATCGGAGTTCTCTCTGTACTTATTCGCGTGTTGAATCCAGCTTATCCGGAGGGAGTAATGCTTGCTATCCTGCTTATGAATGTCTTTGCACCTCTTATTGACTATTATGTTATTCAGTCGAGTATCAAAAAGAGATTGAAACGGGCTAACATCGCAACAAATAATTATACAAAATGA
- a CDS encoding Na(+)-translocating NADH-quinone reductase subunit A, producing the protein MSITVRLKKGLDIKLKGVATKTLAGEVVANLYGVKPVDFPGLTPKLNVREGDKVLAGSPLFHDKLRPEILFTSPVSGEVLYINRGDRRKLLEIVIQKEGDEYVDFGKADAAGLSREKIRETLLKSGLWPAIRQRPYNVVANPNNVPDAIFISGFDTAPLAPDYNFIIDNSQETNFRKGIAALTKLTDGKINMILNGKGDSSEVLKKTSGVEISYISGPHPAGNVGIQIHHIRPINKGDRVWTVNLQDVLAIGRLFEEGAYKHDRIIALTGSEVLNAQYYRIRSGASIASIVKDNVRPGNLRYISGNVLTGTRITADGFLGYYDSQVTVIPEGDYYEFFGWMMPGLNKFSFSKTFASSLLPRKSYSLDTNLHGGERAFVMTGMYEKVVPMDIYPMQLLKAILAEDIELMENLGIYEIAEEDFALCEYICPSKVEIQSIVRKGIELMIREMS; encoded by the coding sequence ATGTCAATAACAGTCAGATTAAAAAAGGGGCTTGACATAAAGTTAAAGGGAGTAGCAACAAAAACCCTTGCCGGTGAGGTAGTTGCAAACCTGTATGGAGTTAAGCCTGTGGATTTTCCGGGACTGACTCCTAAACTGAATGTAAGGGAGGGTGATAAGGTGCTTGCCGGATCACCTCTTTTTCATGATAAGCTTCGTCCCGAAATATTATTCACATCTCCTGTCAGCGGGGAGGTTTTATACATTAACAGAGGTGATCGCCGCAAATTACTTGAGATAGTCATTCAGAAAGAGGGAGATGAGTATGTAGATTTCGGTAAAGCTGATGCTGCCGGATTAAGCAGGGAAAAGATCAGGGAGACTCTTCTCAAATCGGGATTATGGCCGGCAATAAGGCAGAGACCTTATAATGTTGTTGCCAATCCAAACAATGTTCCTGATGCAATTTTCATTTCCGGCTTTGATACTGCACCTCTCGCTCCTGATTATAATTTCATTATTGATAACTCACAGGAAACAAATTTCAGGAAAGGAATTGCTGCTCTTACTAAACTTACTGATGGTAAGATTAATATGATCCTGAATGGCAAAGGTGATTCTTCAGAAGTCCTGAAAAAAACATCCGGCGTTGAGATCTCATACATTTCTGGTCCTCATCCTGCAGGAAATGTTGGAATACAGATTCATCATATCAGACCAATTAATAAGGGAGATAGGGTATGGACAGTGAATCTTCAGGATGTTCTGGCAATCGGAAGACTTTTTGAGGAAGGTGCTTACAAACACGACAGAATTATAGCTCTTACCGGTTCTGAAGTACTGAATGCACAGTATTATAGAATACGCTCAGGTGCTTCTATTGCCTCAATAGTAAAAGATAATGTCAGGCCGGGGAACCTCAGGTATATAAGTGGAAACGTACTTACAGGAACAAGGATTACAGCTGACGGGTTTCTTGGATATTATGATTCGCAGGTTACAGTTATCCCTGAGGGTGATTATTATGAATTCTTTGGCTGGATGATGCCAGGTCTTAATAAATTCAGCTTCTCAAAAACATTTGCTTCAAGTCTCCTGCCACGGAAAAGTTACAGTCTCGATACTAATCTTCATGGCGGAGAAAGGGCTTTCGTCATGACAGGGATGTATGAGAAAGTGGTACCAATGGATATTTATCCGATGCAGCTTTTGAAAGCTATTCTGGCCGAGGATATTGAGTTGATGGAAAACCTTGGAATATATGAGATTGCAGAAGAAGATTTTGCACTATGTGAATATATTTGTCCATCCAAAGTTGAGATCCAGTCAATTGTTCGAAAGGGAATTGAGCTGATGATCAGGGAGATGAGTTAG
- a CDS encoding DUF5103 domain-containing protein has translation MRFILSLYFIISFIPAIGQINTSDPEVFSSMIFDQKIRTVQLYKEGWNLSNPIIKLNSDEKLNLHFDLINDQAETFYYTFVHCDKDWKRSDIFPNDYMSGYTDNPIEDYQASFNTTVDYYHYRLTIPNERVSLSLSGNYVLLVYPQDRPGEPAFTQRFIVSEDAVKINVTAHRPQMTKDNNTHQQIDFTVSYSGLSINDPYRNTYAFILQNGRWDNAKKNMKPDFYGNNELKYNSLSDKNIFQGGNEFRYFDIKSIRYQTEYVKKIDFVIPYYNVYLFPSENREFKPYFYWKDFNGKYFIAIQEGQKPDTDADYVNVYFTLPSKQAIAGGNMYVSGGLTNWTFGRNNLMTYNQVSEQYECTMLLKQGWYNYEYVFVKDGTSDSVAGIFEGSHYETENDYTILMYYRNPRERYDRVIGTVTANTLNRMAN, from the coding sequence ATGAGGTTTATATTATCCCTTTATTTCATTATTTCTTTCATTCCGGCAATTGGACAGATTAATACTTCTGATCCGGAAGTTTTTTCAAGCATGATCTTCGATCAGAAGATCAGGACTGTTCAGCTATATAAGGAAGGATGGAACCTGTCCAATCCGATTATTAAACTCAACAGCGATGAAAAACTGAATCTCCACTTCGACCTCATTAACGATCAGGCTGAAACATTCTATTACACCTTTGTACATTGTGATAAGGACTGGAAACGGTCGGACATTTTCCCAAATGATTATATGAGTGGTTACACAGACAATCCAATTGAAGATTACCAGGCATCATTTAACACAACTGTAGATTATTATCATTATAGGCTTACTATACCAAACGAAAGGGTAAGTTTATCATTATCGGGCAATTATGTGTTGTTGGTTTATCCGCAGGATAGACCCGGAGAACCTGCTTTTACTCAAAGATTTATTGTATCTGAAGATGCGGTTAAGATAAATGTAACCGCACACCGTCCGCAAATGACAAAGGACAACAACACTCATCAGCAAATAGATTTTACTGTCAGTTATTCCGGGCTCAGCATAAATGATCCATACAGGAATACCTATGCATTTATACTTCAGAATGGCAGATGGGATAATGCGAAAAAAAATATGAAACCTGATTTTTACGGAAATAATGAACTAAAATACAATTCGTTATCTGATAAAAACATTTTTCAGGGTGGAAATGAATTCAGGTATTTTGATATTAAAAGTATAAGGTACCAGACTGAGTACGTTAAAAAGATCGATTTTGTTATACCTTATTATAATGTGTACCTCTTCCCTTCTGAAAACAGGGAGTTCAAACCCTATTTTTACTGGAAAGATTTCAACGGAAAATATTTCATTGCCATACAGGAGGGTCAGAAACCCGATACCGATGCTGATTATGTTAATGTCTACTTTACTCTTCCGTCAAAACAGGCTATTGCAGGAGGTAATATGTATGTATCAGGCGGACTCACCAACTGGACTTTCGGCAGGAATAATCTTATGACCTATAATCAGGTAAGTGAACAATATGAATGCACAATGCTGCTGAAACAGGGATGGTATAATTATGAATATGTCTTTGTTAAGGATGGCACTTCAGATAGCGTTGCCGGCATTTTTGAGGGAAGCCACTATGAAACTGAAAATGATTACACAATTCTTATGTACTATCGTAATCCCCGTGAAAGGTACGACAGGGTCATTGGTACAGTAACAGCCAATACTTTAAACAGAATGGCCAATTAA
- the nqrC gene encoding NADH:ubiquinone reductase (Na(+)-transporting) subunit C, with amino-acid sequence MKEFSNRYIFIFSAVMVIAVATLLSLAATLLQPRQLKNLEIEKKNSMLESIGVESSAKNTEALYEKYITESFVINTKGEKIEGIDVFNIVQKVEQKKPIDQQYLPVFGATSDNGEHIIIIPVEGKGLWGPIFGYVSLKKDMNTIYGVTFDHKGETPGLGAEINTPAFESMFPGKTIYQDGKFVSVTVHKGGADKSDIHGVDAISGGTITSKGLEKMLQDCIVKYNDYLLKNRN; translated from the coding sequence ATGAAAGAATTCAGTAACAGATATATATTTATTTTTTCAGCTGTTATGGTAATTGCCGTGGCAACATTGCTTTCGCTGGCTGCAACACTGCTGCAGCCTCGTCAGTTGAAAAATCTTGAAATTGAGAAAAAGAATAGTATGCTCGAATCAATTGGAGTCGAGTCATCAGCCAAAAATACAGAAGCTCTGTACGAAAAGTATATCACCGAAAGCTTTGTGATTAACACAAAGGGTGAGAAAATAGAAGGTATCGATGTTTTTAATATAGTTCAAAAAGTTGAACAGAAGAAACCCATTGATCAGCAATATCTTCCGGTATTTGGCGCTACTTCTGATAATGGTGAGCACATAATAATCATTCCTGTTGAGGGAAAGGGATTGTGGGGGCCTATCTTTGGATATGTATCGCTTAAGAAAGATATGAATACAATTTATGGTGTCACTTTTGATCATAAAGGAGAAACCCCCGGACTTGGAGCTGAGATAAATACACCGGCATTTGAAAGTATGTTTCCGGGAAAGACAATCTATCAGGATGGGAAATTTGTATCTGTAACTGTCCACAAGGGTGGCGCTGATAAATCAGATATCCATGGTGTTGATGCAATTTCCGGAGGCACTATTACAAGTAAGGGACTCGAGAAAATGCTTCAGGATTGTATTGTAAAGTATAACGATTATCTATTGAAAAACAGAAACTAG
- a CDS encoding transketolase has protein sequence MKQTKKITDLNLSKETILADFRLANLSRNLSIAGRREVLTGKAKFGIFGDGKEIIQIALAKQFRNGDWRSGYYRDQTWMMAMGLYDSLEFFHQLYGNTDRAVSHGSGGRVFNNHFSIPNINADGTWLDLMKQKNSSSDISPTAGQMPRLLGLAYASKLFRQNKELHKYTTLTSKGNEVAFGSIGDASTSEGHFWESMNAAGVLQVPMAISVYDDGYGISVPKKYQTTKGSISTILKGFESEKDNPGIRIFKGKGWDYPGLIKLYEEGIAICRDQHTPVLFHIEEVTQPQGHSTSGSHERYKNEERLKWELEFDPIKKMREWILDNGIASAEELDKIYASTEEEVKESRKKGWDMFQNPIKVERDALVKIINDRTCRCAEELKEGNVEAFTNDLKQVASPIRKDNFVTARKILRNVCQTCTKSDNLKEELHGWLARNYEDAGNSYNTFVYNETPTSVLKVKPVAPVYSADSPEVPGRQILRDNYDKLFAKYPLLVTFGEDVGGIGGVNQSLEGLQKKYGELRITDTGIREATILGQGIGLSLRGMRPIAEIQYLDYLMYALQLLSDDLATTYYRTAGRMIAPLIISTRGHRLEGIWHSGSPMSMLVSSVRGVYVCSPRDMTRAAGFYNTLLEGNDPAIVIEPLNGYRLKERLPDNIGEFRLQLGIPEIMSQGSDITVITYGSTVKVAVEAVKHLASHNISVELIDVQTLVPFDINKVILNSVKKTNRILFLDEDVPGGTTAYMMQEVLEKQGAWNYLDSPPKTLTAKEHRPAYTTDGDYFSKPSAEDIFDVVYGMMKEAVPEKF, from the coding sequence ATGAAACAAACTAAAAAAATAACAGACCTTAATTTGAGTAAAGAGACAATTCTTGCCGATTTCAGGCTTGCAAACCTTAGCAGGAACCTTAGCATTGCAGGTCGCCGTGAGGTTTTGACAGGTAAGGCAAAATTCGGAATTTTTGGTGATGGAAAAGAGATCATACAGATAGCCCTGGCTAAACAGTTCAGGAACGGCGACTGGAGATCAGGTTATTACCGCGATCAGACATGGATGATGGCTATGGGTTTATATGACTCTCTTGAATTTTTCCATCAGCTTTATGGCAATACCGACAGGGCTGTCAGTCATGGAAGTGGCGGAAGGGTGTTTAATAATCACTTTTCTATTCCTAATATCAATGCCGATGGTACATGGCTTGATCTTATGAAGCAGAAAAATTCATCTTCTGATATCTCACCTACTGCAGGACAGATGCCCCGATTACTTGGTCTTGCATACGCTTCAAAGTTATTCAGACAAAACAAGGAACTTCATAAATATACCACTCTCACTTCAAAAGGCAATGAGGTTGCCTTCGGATCAATTGGCGATGCCAGCACTTCTGAAGGTCACTTCTGGGAATCAATGAATGCAGCAGGGGTACTTCAGGTACCTATGGCTATATCTGTATATGATGACGGCTATGGGATTTCTGTTCCTAAAAAATATCAGACCACCAAAGGAAGTATATCAACAATTCTTAAAGGATTTGAAAGTGAAAAGGATAATCCCGGCATCAGAATCTTTAAAGGAAAAGGATGGGACTACCCCGGACTAATAAAACTTTATGAGGAGGGCATTGCCATATGCCGCGATCAACACACTCCGGTACTCTTTCATATTGAGGAGGTTACACAGCCACAGGGCCACTCTACTTCAGGTTCGCACGAAAGGTATAAGAATGAAGAAAGACTAAAATGGGAATTAGAGTTTGATCCTATTAAAAAAATGAGGGAGTGGATACTTGATAATGGAATTGCTTCTGCAGAAGAACTGGATAAGATCTATGCTTCAACTGAGGAAGAAGTAAAAGAATCAAGAAAAAAAGGTTGGGATATGTTTCAGAACCCAATCAAGGTAGAACGGGATGCACTTGTTAAGATCATAAATGACCGCACATGCAGATGTGCAGAGGAGTTAAAAGAAGGTAATGTAGAAGCTTTTACCAACGATCTGAAGCAGGTAGCTTCGCCTATAAGGAAAGATAATTTTGTTACTGCCCGCAAAATACTCCGGAATGTATGTCAGACTTGCACTAAATCAGATAATCTGAAAGAAGAATTGCATGGATGGCTTGCTCGGAACTATGAAGATGCCGGTAATAGTTATAACACATTTGTATATAATGAAACGCCGACTTCAGTTCTCAAGGTTAAACCTGTAGCTCCTGTATATTCTGCTGATTCTCCGGAAGTTCCAGGACGCCAGATTCTCAGGGATAACTATGATAAACTGTTTGCAAAGTATCCTCTGCTTGTCACTTTTGGAGAAGATGTAGGAGGAATAGGGGGAGTCAATCAGTCTCTTGAAGGTTTACAGAAGAAGTATGGTGAACTCCGGATTACAGACACCGGTATTCGTGAAGCAACAATTCTTGGTCAGGGTATTGGTCTGTCTCTCAGGGGAATGCGTCCAATTGCCGAGATTCAGTATCTCGATTATCTCATGTATGCCCTTCAGCTGTTAAGCGACGATCTTGCCACAACATATTACAGAACAGCAGGCCGTATGATCGCACCGCTGATTATCAGTACAAGAGGTCACCGTCTAGAAGGGATCTGGCATTCTGGTTCACCAATGAGCATGCTTGTAAGTTCAGTGAGAGGTGTTTATGTCTGTTCTCCAAGAGACATGACAAGGGCGGCAGGATTTTATAATACATTGCTCGAGGGTAATGACCCGGCCATTGTAATTGAGCCGCTTAACGGTTACAGGCTTAAGGAGAGACTTCCTGATAATATTGGTGAATTCCGCCTACAGCTTGGAATTCCTGAAATTATGAGCCAGGGAAGCGATATCACAGTAATTACCTATGGTTCAACTGTTAAGGTTGCAGTCGAGGCCGTAAAACATCTTGCATCTCATAATATTTCTGTTGAACTTATTGATGTTCAGACTCTCGTTCCGTTTGATATAAATAAGGTTATCCTTAATTCTGTGAAGAAAACTAACAGGATCCTTTTCCTCGATGAGGATGTTCCCGGCGGAACTACAGCATATATGATGCAGGAAGTTCTCGAAAAGCAGGGTGCGTGGAATTATCTTGATTCTCCTCCAAAAACACTCACAGCCAAAGAACATCGTCCTGCCTATACAACAGATGGCGACTACTTCTCAAAACCAAGTGCTGAGGATATATTTGATGTGGTTTACGGAATGATGAAGGAGGCAGTTCCGGAGAAATTTTAA
- a CDS encoding NADH:ubiquinone reductase (Na(+)-transporting) subunit D codes for MSKHEKEPMFSAKNLKLLTAPLGRNNPITVQVLGICSALAVTVKLKPAIVMALSVTIVVAVSNVVIAAMRKSIPDRIRIIVQLVVIATMVILVDQFLKAFAFDVSKQLSVFVGLIITNCILMGRLEAFAMANKPWPSFIDGLGNGAGYGIILIIVAFFRELLGSGTIYGYPVISKAGIYNTGYENNGMMILPPMALILLGLIIWYQRSKDKSLIENK; via the coding sequence ATGAGTAAACATGAAAAAGAACCGATGTTCTCGGCTAAAAATCTTAAACTTTTAACTGCTCCACTGGGTAGGAATAACCCAATAACAGTTCAGGTTCTGGGAATATGCTCAGCTCTGGCGGTGACAGTAAAACTGAAACCTGCTATAGTAATGGCACTGTCAGTTACAATCGTTGTGGCGGTTTCAAATGTAGTAATTGCCGCAATGAGGAAATCCATTCCTGACAGGATAAGGATTATTGTACAACTTGTGGTAATTGCAACCATGGTTATCCTCGTTGATCAGTTCCTTAAGGCTTTTGCATTTGATGTAAGCAAACAGCTCTCTGTATTTGTCGGATTGATTATTACAAACTGTATCCTGATGGGACGTCTGGAAGCTTTTGCAATGGCAAACAAACCATGGCCATCCTTTATTGACGGTTTAGGTAACGGAGCAGGTTACGGAATAATACTGATAATAGTTGCCTTCTTCAGAGAGTTGTTAGGTTCAGGAACCATTTATGGCTATCCGGTAATTTCAAAAGCAGGTATCTATAATACTGGTTATGAAAACAACGGAATGATGATCCTGCCACCGATGGCCCTCATTTTGTTAGGCCTGATAATATGGTATCAGAGAAGTAAGGATAAAAGCCTCATTGAAAATAAATAG